ACCACGACCTGTGGCTTGTCTAAGGAGAGCTAGCTGCTTGGCGTTATGTTTGAGCTCCCTCTTGTACCGCGCTTTGAACTCCGGCCACTTTGCGGGGTCGTGATCGAACCATCTTCGAAGTTCGTTACTGGGGGCGATCTCTTTGAGCCAGAGGTCGACGCGAGCCTTCTCCTTGCTTAGACCTCGCGGCCAGAGTCTGTCGACTAAGATGCGGGTGCCGTCTTCGAGGGAGGGTTCTTCGTAGACGCGCTTGAGTTCAGCTTCCATCGTGTCTTCGCTTTTGCTTTGCGTGGCTCTAGGTGCCGTAACCGCGGTGCTTCATTGCGAGCAGATCCTGATTGCTGGGCCAGGAGATGGTGAGGAGGAAGGCGGAGTCCTGAAGGGCCTCTACTTCGTGCCGGATAGAGGCGCTGAGTGTGATGAGGTTTCCTTCCTTGAGGTCATGGGATTTACCGTGAACGGTGAAACGTATCTGCCCCTTGAGTACTTGGACAGAGAGGGTTCCGTCTGCGTGATGCTCCTTCATCCTGGATGCGTCTTCCATGACGACGAGGACGACTCGGAGGTCGTGCTTCTTGAAGAGGGTCTTGGCGTAGTGGCCGGATTGCCAGGGTTTTTTCTGCTCGGAGTCAGCGATCTCCTGATGGAGGTCAAACTGCGCCATCTTGTCGATCATGGTGCCGTCTTTGAGGGAGGTGGTCATTTTGTTTTCCTCAGCCCGCATTAATTACGCTTTGTGATGGATGAGATGCAAGGGGAATGATTGGGGAGTGGGGCGGACATATACTTGTGTTTTGCCGGGCGAGGATTTGCCGGCGGGAGAATACTCTCCGGGAGTGGACAAGTGACGACGAGGATGATGACGGCGGTTGCGTTTGGGCGGGAGAACAAAGCACGGTTCGTCGAAGAGTTGAAGGCGCTGCTGCGGATTCCTTCGGTGTCTACGGCTCCTGAGCACGTGGGGGATGTGCGGCGTGCGGCGGAGTTTGTGGCGGCGGAGCTGAAGAGGATCGGGATGGAGAACGTTCGTCTGATTGAGACGACTACGTCGAAGCGGAAGGGGCATCCTCTAGTGTATGCGGACTGGCTGCATGCGGGGGCGGGAGCTGATGGAAAGGCTAAGCCTACAGTGCTTTGCTATGGTCACTACGATGTTCAGCCAGCGGAGCCTCTGGATGAGTGGAAGTCGCCGCCGTTTGAGCCGACGGAGCGTGATGGGAACATCTATGCTCGCGGTGCGGTGGATGACAAGGGACAGATGTGGATGCATGTGAAGGCACTGGAGTCGTTGATGACGGCGGGCGGGGGGACGCTGCCGGTGAATGTGCGCGTGATTGT
This Tunturibacter gelidoferens DNA region includes the following protein-coding sequences:
- a CDS encoding DUF488 domain-containing protein — translated: MEAELKRVYEEPSLEDGTRILVDRLWPRGLSKEKARVDLWLKEIAPSNELRRWFDHDPAKWPEFKARYKRELKHNAKQLALLRQATGRGRSTLLYGARDTEHNEAVVLQELLRHEGTIRT
- a CDS encoding cupin domain-containing protein yields the protein MTTSLKDGTMIDKMAQFDLHQEIADSEQKKPWQSGHYAKTLFKKHDLRVVLVVMEDASRMKEHHADGTLSVQVLKGQIRFTVHGKSHDLKEGNLITLSASIRHEVEALQDSAFLLTISWPSNQDLLAMKHRGYGT